One genomic window of Clostridioides sp. ES-S-0054-01 includes the following:
- a CDS encoding pyridoxal phosphate-dependent aminotransferase, whose product METTEVRYNFDEVIDRSGTNCLKYDLKTQFMPGSSEDALPLWVADMDFACAPEIINAMHERIDRKIFGYSSQQTDDYYEAVCGWFKRRFDWKIEKENIFFSPGVVPALGFFIQILTQKGDGIIIEKPVYYPFEAKITNNERKVVNSPLKFEDGHYSMDYDGFEELAKDENNKVFILCSPHNPVGRVWKKEELRKIVDICKKYDLWIISDEIHCDIIRKGEKHIPLEVACPDYKDRIITCTAPSKSFNLAGMQLSNIVINNKELQEKWILETDAKLAIFLPNPFAIVATKVAYNDCEDWMNQVNEYIDNNIKYVEDFVNEHMPKVKMIKSQGTYLVWLDFRGYGLDAKQLEDIMFNKAKVLLDEGYIFGEEGAGFERINVASPRPIIEECMNRIRSAFEGL is encoded by the coding sequence ATGGAAACAACTGAAGTAAGATACAATTTTGATGAGGTAATAGATAGAAGTGGAACAAACTGCCTTAAATATGATCTTAAGACTCAATTTATGCCAGGGTCTTCAGAAGATGCACTACCACTATGGGTAGCAGATATGGATTTTGCATGTGCTCCTGAGATAATTAATGCAATGCATGAAAGAATAGACAGAAAAATATTTGGATATAGTTCTCAACAAACTGATGATTATTATGAAGCTGTATGCGGATGGTTTAAGAGAAGATTTGATTGGAAAATAGAAAAAGAGAATATATTCTTTAGCCCAGGGGTTGTACCTGCATTAGGCTTTTTCATACAAATATTGACACAAAAGGGTGATGGTATAATAATAGAAAAACCTGTATACTATCCTTTTGAAGCTAAGATAACTAATAATGAAAGAAAAGTAGTCAATAGTCCTTTAAAGTTTGAAGATGGTCATTATTCTATGGATTATGATGGATTTGAAGAGTTGGCTAAAGATGAAAATAATAAGGTGTTTATATTATGTAGTCCTCATAACCCAGTTGGTAGGGTATGGAAAAAAGAAGAGCTTAGAAAAATAGTAGATATATGTAAGAAATATGATTTATGGATAATATCTGATGAAATACACTGTGATATTATTCGTAAAGGTGAAAAGCACATACCATTAGAAGTAGCATGCCCTGATTATAAGGACAGAATAATAACTTGTACAGCTCCAAGTAAGAGTTTTAACTTAGCTGGTATGCAATTATCAAATATAGTAATAAATAATAAAGAATTACAAGAAAAATGGATACTTGAAACAGATGCTAAATTAGCCATATTCTTACCCAATCCATTTGCAATAGTTGCTACTAAAGTTGCTTATAATGATTGTGAAGATTGGATGAATCAAGTAAATGAGTATATAGATAACAATATTAAATATGTAGAAGATTTTGTTAATGAGCATATGCCTAAAGTAAAAATGATAAAATCTCAAGGGACTTACTTAGTTTGGTTAGACTTTAGAGGGTATGGGTTGGATGCAAAACAGCTTGAAGATATAATGTTTAACAAGGCGAAGGTATTGCTAGATGAAGGATACATATTTGGAGAAGAAGGAGCAGGATTTGAAAGAATAAATGTTGCTTCACCTAGACCAATTATAGAAGAATGTATGAATAGAATAAGAAGTGCATTTGAAGGATTATAA
- a CDS encoding ATP-binding cassette domain-containing protein, with the protein MNDNIVEVKNINMNFYTKEGELEVLKDINFNLKEGEILTLLGPSGSGKSTILNILTNLLKPTSGDIKITGNIGYMFQKDNLLEWRNIMDNITIGLEIQSKKDKKSLDRVESLLKTYGLWDFRSMYPKELSGGMRQRVALIRTLSVNPDILLLDEPFSALDYQTRLLVCDDVYSIIKNENKSTILVTHDIGDALSIKVQL; encoded by the coding sequence ATGAATGACAACATAGTAGAAGTTAAAAATATAAATATGAACTTCTACACTAAGGAAGGCGAGCTTGAAGTATTAAAGGATATCAATTTTAACTTGAAAGAAGGAGAAATATTAACTTTGCTTGGTCCTTCTGGAAGTGGTAAATCTACAATCTTAAATATTCTTACTAATCTTTTAAAACCGACTAGTGGCGATATAAAGATTACTGGAAATATTGGATATATGTTTCAAAAAGATAATTTGCTTGAATGGAGAAATATAATGGATAATATAACTATTGGATTAGAAATTCAAAGCAAAAAAGATAAAAAATCTTTAGATAGAGTTGAAAGCCTTTTAAAGACTTATGGATTATGGGATTTTAGAAGTATGTATCCAAAAGAATTATCTGGAGGTATGAGACAAAGAGTTGCCCTTATTAGAACACTTTCTGTAAATCCAGATATTTTACTTTTAGATGAACCTTTTTCAGCTCTTGATTATCAGACTAGATTATTAGTTTGTGATGATGTTTATAGTATTATTAAAAATGAGAATAAGTCCACTATTTTAGTTACACATGATATTGGTGATGCTCTATCTATAAAAGTGCAACTTTAG
- a CDS encoding OmpA family protein, whose amino-acid sequence MNNKYRRTINREFEKSSFWPTFTDLLSTVLMVVILILFSSESISGSVEQDLAKNVNASVEETFKKSGIPVKVDKTNGQVTFGERTMFDVDSDVLKPEAKEMLKMFVPKYIETIYKDYGDYISKIVIEGHTDDVGSYIYNLDLSQRRAYSVAKFIVGDEIGDYKYKDKVTKHIIAIGRSKAELIKNGDNNVNRDASRRVELKYEININQTK is encoded by the coding sequence ATGAATAATAAATATAGAAGAACTATTAACAGAGAATTTGAAAAGAGTAGTTTTTGGCCAACATTTACAGATTTATTATCTACTGTATTGATGGTTGTGATTCTTATCCTATTTAGCTCAGAAAGTATTTCAGGTTCTGTCGAACAAGATTTAGCTAAAAACGTCAATGCTTCTGTTGAGGAAACCTTTAAAAAAAGCGGAATACCTGTGAAAGTAGATAAAACTAATGGTCAAGTAACTTTTGGTGAAAGAACTATGTTTGATGTAGATAGTGATGTTTTAAAACCAGAGGCCAAAGAAATGTTAAAAATGTTCGTTCCAAAGTACATAGAAACTATTTATAAGGATTATGGTGATTATATATCCAAAATAGTTATAGAGGGTCATACAGATGATGTGGGAAGTTATATATACAACTTAGATTTATCGCAAAGAAGAGCATATAGCGTTGCCAAATTTATAGTAGGAGATGAAATAGGTGATTATAAATACAAAGATAAAGTGACTAAACATATTATCGCAATAGGAAGATCAAAAGCTGAACTCATAAAAAATGGCGATAATAATGTAAATAGAGATGCATCTAGAAGAGTAGAACTAAAATATGAAATAAATATTAATCAAACTAAATAA